A genomic stretch from Arachis stenosperma cultivar V10309 chromosome 3, arast.V10309.gnm1.PFL2, whole genome shotgun sequence includes:
- the LOC130966638 gene encoding uncharacterized protein LOC130966638: MTNLDNSMQVNATVAIQAVEMIGLPAGTGYGRGIGTNLDGVPMALTAFLKVIPSIFKGTTNPAEADNWFKAVECALQTQHNIDIPWELFRTAFYKKYFPESIREARELELMQLKQGSMSVVEYTSKFEKLCRFSRVCQGVPESYVGWKCIRYQGVLRGNIMSVVTLLEIRRFYELVNKARIVEDYAKETTLVRDDHGGTSSRSHGKYVPSRG; the protein is encoded by the exons ATGACTAACTTGGATAACTCTATGCAAGTAAACGCTACTGTCGCGATTCAAGCTGTGGAAATGATAGGACTACCAGCTGGAACTGGGTATGGAAGAGGGATCGGGACCAATTTGGATGGTGTCCCGATGGCACTAACCGCTTTCTTGAAAGTTATTCCCTCAATTTTCAAGGGAACAACAAATCCTGCTGAAGCAGACAATTGGTTCAAAGCTGTGGAGTGTGCACTACAAACTCAACAT AATATAGATATTCCATGGGAACTGTTTCGGACTGCTTTCTACAAGAAGTATTTTCCTGAATCAATAAGAGAGGCCAGAGAGTTAGAGCTTatgcagctgaagcaaggttCAATGTCTGTGGTCGAGTATACGAGTAAGTTCGAGAAGCTCTGTAGGTTCTCAAGGGTATGTCAAGGAGTCCCTGAGTCATATGTGGGTTGGAAGTGTATAAGGTACCAAGGAGTTCTGAGGGGAAACATTATGAGTGTTGTGACTCTATTAGAGATTCGGAGATTCTATGAATTGGTGAACAAGGCAAGAATTGTTGAAGATTATGCCAAGGAGACGACATTGGTGAGAGATGATCATGGCGGTACTAGTAGCAGAAGTCATGGAAAGTATGTTCCATCAAGAGGCTAG